In Mytilus edulis chromosome 7, xbMytEdul2.2, whole genome shotgun sequence, a single genomic region encodes these proteins:
- the LOC139481264 gene encoding uncharacterized protein — MRLYVTLCLVIIGVFAADIQKSGPISSQKCFQPMERKIQELVEVRHTGVYPTAAIKRTISRSTSTQKLQLQKAIAFGNSYCQRYRIRTADVKPAAKLVSTRLNFWSNTCPSYTRYYYFPRAVRYGGQTCWVLSNWHNLRCKQTACIYRSCSGVYTFWPWMTACRHTSYKAHYYYIWCPRFGLVRRYVRLPQCCSCMKLLCRPWVQPISKAG; from the exons ATG AGGCTGTACGTTACACTTTGCTTGGTGATTATTGGTGTATTCGCCGCAGATATTCAAAAATCTGGTCCTATTTCTAGTCAGAAATGCTTCCAACCAATGGAACGGAAAATACAAGAATTGGTTGAAGTAAGACATACTGGCGTATATCCTAC CGCTGCTATTAAAAGGACTATTAGTAGGTCAACCAGTACGCAAAAACTTCAGCTACAAAAGGCAATAGCTTTTGGAAATAGTTATTGTCAGAGATACAGAATCag aacTGCTGATGTTAAGCCTGCTGCAAAACTTGTTTCAACTAGATTAAATTTCTGGAGTAATACGTGTCCATCATATACTAGGTACTATTACTTTCCGAGAGCCGTTAGGTACGGTGGACAAACATGCTGGGTGTTATCTAATTGGCATAATTTACGATGTAAACAAACTGCCTGCAT atATAGGAGTTGCTCAGGAGTCTATACATTTTGGCCGTGGATGACAGCGTGCAGACACACTTCATATAAGGcacattattattatatttggTGCCCGAGGTTTGGTTTGGTTCGAAGATACGTAAGATTGCCGCAATGTTGCTCATGTATGAAGCTGCTTTGTCGCCCTTGGGTCCAACCAATAAGTAAAGCAGGATAA